The sequence CACGCCGTCGAGCAGCGCGAGGTAGGCGTCCGCCTTCGGGTCCAGCTGCCGGGGCAACCGGTCGACCAGCCGGGTCAGGAAATGGGCTTCCCGCCGCTCGGCGTGGCCGCGCGGCACCGGAGCGACGCCGGTCACCGGCAGCACCGGCCACGAGGCCTGCCGGGCCGCGGCGGCCAGCTCGGCCCACGGCGGCGGGTCCCCGGCCCGCTCCAGGTAGTAGGCGAGCAGCCCGGCGGCGGCACGCGCGCCGGGCAGGGCCGAGTAGGCCCGGTGCGGCGGCAGGCCGGCGGCGGCGCGGCAGGCGGCCAGGCTGCGCGACGCGGTGGGCAGGAAATGCCCGGCCAGGCGCATCGTGCACAACCCCCGCTCCTCGTCGACCGGCACGGTCACGCCCAGCTTGCCGAACTCGGCGACCAGGAACCCGGCGTCGAAGAGCAGGTTGTGCGCCACCACCAGCCGCCCCGCCAGGCGCTCGGCGATCTGCCCGGCCAGCTCGGCGAAGACCGGCGCGCGGCGGGCCTCCGCGCCGGTGATCCCGTGCAGCTCCTGCGGGCCGAGGTCGCGGTCCGGGTTGACCAGGGTGCACCACTCGTCGAGGACCCGGCCGGCCTCGTCCAGGCGGACGATCGCGATCTCCACGATCCGGTCGTGCCAGCTGGTCTTGGTGCCGGTGGTCTGCAGGTCGACTACGGCGTACATGAGAGAGAAGTTAGGCGACCGCTTCGGCGCCCCGCCAGCGGCCCCTTCGGGGTAGGCCGCGGGTTCTGCG is a genomic window of Actinoplanes teichomyceticus ATCC 31121 containing:
- a CDS encoding exonuclease domain-containing protein; this translates as MYAVVDLQTTGTKTSWHDRIVEIAIVRLDEAGRVLDEWCTLVNPDRDLGPQELHGITGAEARRAPVFAELAGQIAERLAGRLVVAHNLLFDAGFLVAEFGKLGVTVPVDEERGLCTMRLAGHFLPTASRSLAACRAAAGLPPHRAYSALPGARAAAGLLAYYLERAGDPPPWAELAAAARQASWPVLPVTGVAPVPRGHAERREAHFLTRLVDRLPRQLDPKADAYLALLDGVLLDRHISASEADQLVATAGRIGLSRADAEFLHHRYLSGLAAVALADQVLTPAERLDLDGVAELLGLTAADVDRALAEAAEKPAAPVTQWQLSPGDQVVFTGALHPPREHLEVDALTHGLRTARKVTKQTRLLVAADPDSMSGVAKLARQYGIPIVTTTAYRAMLESLLTAGADARTR